The Stenotrophomonas maltophilia genome segment ACCCACTTGCGCGCCACGTCTGGCTTGAAGCGGTTCTGCTGCTTGGTCAGCACCGCATCTTCCAGCGCGCGGTGTGCGGCCAGCAGCGAAACCAGGCCCGGGGCCTCGAACACGATGCGGCCCTTCAGGCCGATCACGGTGTCGCCGGTGTACACGCCGCGACCGACACCGTACGGGGCGAACAGCTTGTTGAGCTGGGCCAGGATCTGGTCGCCCGGCAGCGCCTTGCCGTTCAGTTCAACGGCTTCGCCTTCAACGAACTTCAGGGTGACGGTCAGCGCCTGCTCCGGCCACTCGCTGCGCGGTGCGCACCAGCCACGGGCGCCCTCGCCCGGGGCTTCCCAACGGTCGATCTCGCCGCCGGACATGGTCAGGCCCAGCAGGTTCTCGTTGATGGTGTAGGCCTGCTGCTTGGCGCGCACGCCGAAGCCGCGCTCTTCCAGGTACTTCTGCTCGTAGGCGCGGGTCTGGGTGTGTTCCTTCTGGATCTCGCGGATCGGCGCGATGATCTGGTAGTCACCCAGCGCCTTCACGGCCAGGTCGAAGCGGACCTGATCGTTGCCCATGCCGGTGCAGCCGTGGGCGATGATGTTGGTGCCCAGTTCGGCGGCACGCTTCAGCGCGGCATCGACGATCAGGTAGCGGTCCGAGACCAGCAGCGGGTACTGGCCCTGGTAGCCTTCGCCGGCCCACACGAACGGCTTGACGAAGCCTTCCCAGATGGCCGGGCCACCGTTGACGGTGACGTGGCTGGCCACGCCTAGTTCGGCGGCGCGCTTTTCGATGAAATCGCGCTCTTCATCATCCACGCCGCCGGTGTCGGCGAACACGGTGTGCACGTTGTAGCCGCGCTCCTGCAGGTACGGCACGCAGAAGCTGGTATCCAGGCCGCCGGAGAAGGCGAGAACGACGTCTTTGTTGCTCATGGGAGTCAGGTCCACTTGGGGGATGGGAATTCGGTAGAGCCGACCGTTGGTCGGCTGGAATGATGGATGCGCCGCTGCGGGAGCAGCCGACCAACGGTCGGCTCTACCCCTTGTTCGATCTAGCGCCCGGCAACCGCCGCCATGATCGCCTTCTGCACGTGCAGGCGGTTCTCGGCTTCGTTGATGGCGATGCACTGCGGCGAATCCATCACCGCGTCGGTGGCCTTCACGTTCCGGCGCAGCGGCAGGCAGTGGCTGAACACACCGTTGTTGGTCAGTGCCATCTTCCGCTCGTCCACGATGAAGTGCTTGAACTGGTCGCGGATCGGCTTCTCCGGCTCCCAGTTGCCGAAGAACGGCAGCGCGCCCCAGCTCTTGGCGTAGACCACGTCGGCGCCGGCGTAGGCGCTGTCGATGTCATGGCTGATCTTCAGCGAACCGCCGCTCTCGGCCACGTTCTGCTCGGCCCAGCCCATGTAGCGATCGTCGAGGATGTAGTCGGCGGTCGGGCACAGCAGGGTCACGTCCATGCCCATGCGGGTGGCGATGGTCAGTGCCGAGTTGGCCACGGCGGTGTTCAGCGGCTTGGGGTGGTAGGTCCAGGTCAGCACGTACTTCTTGCCACGCAGGTCCTGGGTGCCGAAGTGCTCCTGCAGGGCCATGACGTGGGCCAGCTCCTGGCACGGGTGGGTGATGGTCTCCATGTTGATGACCGGCACCAGCGAATACCTGGCGAAGCTATTGAGGACGATGTCCTGGCGGTCGTAGGCCCAGTCGATGAACTTGGGGAACGCACGCACGGCGATGATGTCGCAGTAACGCCCCAGCACCTTGGCCACTTCCGCAATGTGTTCTTCGGTATCGCCGTCCATCACCGTGCCGAGGTTGAACTCGATCGGCCACGCATCCTTGCCCGGCTGCAGCACCACCGCGTGGGCGCCGAGCTGGAACGCGCCCAGTTCGAAGCTGGTGCGGGTGCGCATGGAGGGGTTGAAGAACACCAGCGCGATCGACTTGCCCTTGAGCTGGTCGCCGAGCTTGTTGCGCTTGAACAGCGCGGCCTGGGTCAGCAGCGCGTCAAGATCGCTGCGGCTCCAGTCCTGGGTGTTCAGGAAGTGCTTGGGGGACATCATCTTTCCTTGCGTGGCGGCGCCGGGTTCGACGCGGTGGAAGGGAAAAGCAGGAAGCAAAGGTGGATCGAAAAGGTTGCAGTTGCAGCTTTCAGCACATGCATTTTTGAAGCGCGGAAACGAAAAAACCCAGCCGGCGGGCTGGGTTTTTTTCGGACGAACAGCAGAAAGCTCCGGTTACCCAGCGAGGATGTGGGGTTCCGGTCGACGCGCACGCGAGGTCATGCCCGACGCCTGCCGGGCTGCGCTGCTGTCGTGCTGGAAGTCGGTGAGCTTCATGGCCGCCAATCTTTGCATGCGGCCGGGGCCGACGCAAGGGGCCGGGGTCGCAGAATCAGGGATTACCGGCGGCGCCCTGCTCGGGGCCGACCCAGGGGGTGATCGAAACCCGGATCTTCAGCCGGTTGCCGGGGTCTTCCGGCAGGCGCGACCGGTACTTGGTGCCCTTGTAGACGTAATCCACGTCATAGGCGATCGGCCGGCGGAATTCACGCCCGACCGGCACGATGCGGCAGTCGCGGGTCAGCATCGGGCCGTTGTTGGCCGGTGCCGGGGCAGGCGTCTCGGCGGCGGTCTCCTCGGAGACCTCTTCATCGCTGCGCTTGAACATCGAGCGCACCGAGTCCCAGAAGCGGCTGATCCGGCCCTTGTCCTCGACCGGCTCTTCACCGGTGACGTTGACCGGGGCCAGGGTGCGGGTCGAGATCGGCTCGCAATGCTCCTCGGTGCGGGTCGCGCGCAGGGTCTGGAACACCGGCTCGACGTTCAGCACCTGCGCATAGTCGAACTTCACGTTCTCGACGATCACCACCCGGTTGCGCGGCTCGGCCTCCTGCGCCTGGGCCACGGCGGCCGTCGCCGACAGGCAGGCCAGGGTCAGCAACGCGGTGGATTTCAATGGCGACGGGAGCAAGGACACGGCAATAGTGTAGGCAGTGACGAGCGCAAGGGGCTGAACATTACCCGTCCACGCCGCTCCTGCCCACCCCACCTTGGGTAGAGCCGGCGTCCACCGGTGGCAATCGGCGCCCCAAAGCGGGCCGACACGTTCTAAAATCACAGGCTTGTACCCCAGCCACAGCCCCATGACCCTGCGCCTGCACAACAACCTGACTCGCCAGCTCGAACCGTTCACCCCGCTCGATCCGGCCTGTCCGACCCTGTATGTGTGCGGCCCCACGGTCTACAACTACGTGCACATCGGCAACGCCCGTGGCCCGGTGGTGTTCGGGGTGCTGGCCGATCTGCTGCGGCGGCGTTTCGGTGGCCTGCGCTACGCGCGCAACATCACCGACGTGGACGACAAGATCAACACCGCTGCACGCGAGCAGGGGGTGCCGATCAGCACCATCACCGACAGGTTCGCCGCCGCCTACCGTGAAGACATGGCCGCGCTGGGCGTGGTGCCGCCGGACATCGAGCCGGAAGTGACTGCGCACATGCCGCAGATCATCACCATGATCGAGCAGCTGATCGCCAATGGTCATGCCTATGCCGCCGAAGGCCACGTGCTGTTCGCGGTGGCCAGCTTCGACGGCTACGGCAAGCTCTCGCGACGCGATCCGGAAGAGATGCTGGCCGGCGCCCGCGTCGATGTCGCACCCTACAAGCGTGATCCGGGCGATTTCGTGCTGTGGAAGCCGTCCAGCGACGACCTGCCCGGCTGGGAATCGCCCTGGGGCCGCGGCCGCCCGGGCTGGCACATCGAATGCTCGGCGATGGCGGCCGCCCATCTGGGCGAGACCATCGACATCCATGCCGGCGGTGTCGACCTGCAGTTCCCGCACCACGAGAACGAGATCGCGCAGAGCGAATGCGCGCATGGCGGCAGGATCTTTGCCCGCTACTGGCTGCACAACGGCATGCTCAACTTCGGCGGCGCCAAGATGAGCAAGTCGCTGGGCAACATCGAGCGCGTACACGACCTGGTGCGCCAGCATCCGCCGGAAGCGCTGCGCCTGGCCCTGCTGTCGGCCCATTACCGGCAGCCGCTGGACTGGTCCGATGGCCTGATCGAGCAGTCGGTGCGCACCCTGGACCGCCTGTACGGCACGCTGCGCGAGCTGGCGTCGATCGAAGCCAGCGCGGTGATCCCGGCCAGCGTCGAGGCGACCCTGGATGACGACCTGAACACCCCGCAGGCACTGGCCGAAGTGGCCCGCATCGCCGCCGATGCACGCCGCGCCACCGACCCGGCCGAACAGGCACGGCTGAAGGGCGAGCTGCTCGGCGCCGGCCTGGCGCTGGGCCTGCTGCAGGCCGATCCGGCGCAGTGGTTCGGTACCGCTGCGGGCGACGGCGGCGACGATGCCCGCATCCAGGGCCTGATCGACGAGCGTGCTGCGGCCAAGAAGGCGCGTGATTTCGCCCGTTCCGATGCCATCCGCGACCAGCTGGCCGCCGAAGGCATCGTGCTGGAAGACACCCCGCAGGGCGTGCGCTGGTCGCGCAAGCGCGGCTGACCTGCCCTGCCCCGTGGCCGGCCCGCCGGCCACGCCCCCACTGTAGAGACTGTTGTGACCGACTCCCCGTTCCCGCTTGAACCTACCGCCGCCGAGGCCCAGACCGCCATCGCCGAGGAATTCGGCTTCTTCGGCGACTGGTCCGAGCGCTACCAGTACCTGATCGACCTCGGCCGCAAGCTGCCCGCCTTCCCGGACGAATGGAAGACCGAAGAGCACCGCCTGCTCGGCTGCCAGTCGATGGTCTGGATCGTGCCGGAAGGCAACGCGCAGTCGCTGCGCTTCCATGCCATCAGTGATTCGGCCATCGTTTCCGGCCTGATCTTCCTGGCCCTGCGCGTGTACTCCGGGCGCTCGGCACAGGAAATCCTGGACACCGAGCCCAGCTACATCCAGGACATCGGCCTGGCCCGTCACCTCTCCCCCACCCGCAGCAACGGCGTGGCGGCGATGCTGGCCTTCATCCGCGAGACCGCGCAGGCCCAGCTGCAGCGCGACCCGTCGTGAGCGAGCCTGCCACAGCCGAAGACACCGCGCTGGGCCTGCTGTCCCGGCCCGGTTTCGCCAAGCTGCTGGCCTACCGCATCTTCGCGATGCTGTCCTAGCAGGTGGTGGCGGTCACCGTCGGCTGGCACATCTACGAAGTCACCCGCAATCCGTTCTCGCTGGGCCTGGTCGGCCTGGCCGAGGTGCTGCCGTTCTTCTGCGTGGCGCCGTTCGCCGGCTATCTGGTCGACCACCTGCCGCGCCGTCGGCTGGGCATGGTCGCCTGTTCCGGGCTGATCGCCACGGCGCTGGTGCTGACCGGCGTTGCGACGGGTTGGCTGCCGTTCGAGGGCGTGTGGCCCATCTACGCGGCCATCGCCCTGACCGGCATGGTCCGTGCGTTTCTTTCGCCCATCTACAACGCACTGTTCGCCCGCGTGCTGGCCCGCGATCAGTTCGCGCGCGGCGCCGGCCTCGGCGCGGTGGTGTTCCAGGCCGGCATGGTGGCCGGCCCGGCGCTGGGCGGCGTGCTGGTTGGCTTCGGCGGCAAGGGCCTGTCCTACGCGGTGGCTACGGCCTTTGCACTGGTGGCGATGGCCTGCCTGGCCACGCTGAAAGTGGAGGAGCCGGTGCACACCGGTCCGGCCGCGCCGATCTTCAAGAGCATCGCCGAAGGCGCGCGATTCGTGGTCGGCAACCGGATCATGGTCGGCGCGATGGCGCTGGACATGTTCTCGGTGCTGCTGGGCGGCGTGGTGGCGATGCTGCCGGCCTTCCTGCACGAAATCCTGCACCACGGTCCGGAAGGCCTGGGCATCCTGCGCGCGATGCCGGCGCTCGGTTCGGTGTGCGTGGGCCTGTGGCTGGCCCGCCACCCGCTGCACCGCAATGCCGGCCGCGTGTTGCTGTTCGCGGTGGCGGGGTTCGGCCTGTGCGTGATCGGCTTCGGCCTGTCGCAGCACTTCTGGCTGTCGGCGCTGATCCTGCTATTCTATGGGGCCTTCGATGGCGTCTCGGTGGTGATCCGCTCGACCATCCTGCAGTTGGCCACGCCGGAAGAAATGCGCGGACGGGTGTCGTCGATCAACGGCATCTTCATCAGTTCGTCCAACGAGCTGGGCGCGTTCTATGCCGGCACGATGGCCCGTCTGCTGGGGCTGGTGCCTGCAGTGGTGCTGGGTGGGTTTGCGGTGCTGAGCGTGGCCGGGATCACCGCGTGGAAGAACCCGACGCTGCGGAAACTGAATTTGCGTGATCTGCAGTGACCCTGCGGAGAGCGCGTTCGGCGGCGCCGGGCGTTTGACTGGCCACG includes the following:
- the cysS gene encoding cysteine--tRNA ligase translates to MTLRLHNNLTRQLEPFTPLDPACPTLYVCGPTVYNYVHIGNARGPVVFGVLADLLRRRFGGLRYARNITDVDDKINTAAREQGVPISTITDRFAAAYREDMAALGVVPPDIEPEVTAHMPQIITMIEQLIANGHAYAAEGHVLFAVASFDGYGKLSRRDPEEMLAGARVDVAPYKRDPGDFVLWKPSSDDLPGWESPWGRGRPGWHIECSAMAAAHLGETIDIHAGGVDLQFPHHENEIAQSECAHGGRIFARYWLHNGMLNFGGAKMSKSLGNIERVHDLVRQHPPEALRLALLSAHYRQPLDWSDGLIEQSVRTLDRLYGTLRELASIEASAVIPASVEATLDDDLNTPQALAEVARIAADARRATDPAEQARLKGELLGAGLALGLLQADPAQWFGTAAGDGGDDARIQGLIDERAAAKKARDFARSDAIRDQLAAEGIVLEDTPQGVRWSRKRG
- a CDS encoding SufE family protein, with product MTDSPFPLEPTAAEAQTAIAEEFGFFGDWSERYQYLIDLGRKLPAFPDEWKTEEHRLLGCQSMVWIVPEGNAQSLRFHAISDSAIVSGLIFLALRVYSGRSAQEILDTEPSYIQDIGLARHLSPTRSNGVAAMLAFIRETAQAQLQRDPS
- a CDS encoding N-acetylornithine carbamoyltransferase, with translation MSPKHFLNTQDWSRSDLDALLTQAALFKRNKLGDQLKGKSIALVFFNPSMRTRTSFELGAFQLGAHAVVLQPGKDAWPIEFNLGTVMDGDTEEHIAEVAKVLGRYCDIIAVRAFPKFIDWAYDRQDIVLNSFARYSLVPVINMETITHPCQELAHVMALQEHFGTQDLRGKKYVLTWTYHPKPLNTAVANSALTIATRMGMDVTLLCPTADYILDDRYMGWAEQNVAESGGSLKISHDIDSAYAGADVVYAKSWGALPFFGNWEPEKPIRDQFKHFIVDERKMALTNNGVFSHCLPLRRNVKATDAVMDSPQCIAINEAENRLHVQKAIMAAVAGR
- a CDS encoding argininosuccinate synthase, coding for MSNKDVVLAFSGGLDTSFCVPYLQERGYNVHTVFADTGGVDDEERDFIEKRAAELGVASHVTVNGGPAIWEGFVKPFVWAGEGYQGQYPLLVSDRYLIVDAALKRAAELGTNIIAHGCTGMGNDQVRFDLAVKALGDYQIIAPIREIQKEHTQTRAYEQKYLEERGFGVRAKQQAYTINENLLGLTMSGGEIDRWEAPGEGARGWCAPRSEWPEQALTVTLKFVEGEAVELNGKALPGDQILAQLNKLFAPYGVGRGVYTGDTVIGLKGRIVFEAPGLVSLLAAHRALEDAVLTKQQNRFKPDVARKWVELVYEGFYHDPLKTDIEAFLKSSQAKVNGEVVLETRGGRVDAVAVKSPHLLNTKGATYAQSADWGVEEAEGFIKLFGMSSTVYAQVNRG